The proteins below are encoded in one region of Polynucleobacter sp. AP-Elch-400A-B2:
- a CDS encoding nucleotide sugar dehydrogenase codes for MDNIKIAIIGLGYVGLPLAVEFGKKIITVGFDIDPERIGQLILLNDKNNQTSSSEILDSKFLKFTSSENDLSSANIYIITVPTPVDKFNRPDLSLLTKASALVAKYLKKNDIVIYESTVYPGCTEEVCVPVLESNNSQNLKYNQDFFCGYSPERINPGDKNHTLISIRKITSGSTAEIADLINNLYLSIIKAGTYKASSIKVAEAAKVIENSQRDINIAFMNELSIIFNLLDIDTKEVLQAASTKWNFLPFTPGLVGGHCIGVDPYYLTHKAQELGYKSEIILSGRRINDNMPAYVASKIAKGLVTSGYNLSKSSVGVLGITFKEDCSDIRNSKSIELVQELKTWGINVLVSDPLAEFREVKNSYGIELGDFSSWANLSALVIAVPHENYYSLSPHLLSPLFAINQKPFLADLKSIFDRNIFEENGFKVFRL; via the coding sequence TAGGTTTGGGATACGTTGGGCTTCCCTTGGCTGTTGAGTTTGGCAAGAAGATTATTACAGTTGGCTTTGATATCGACCCTGAAAGAATAGGGCAGCTAATTTTATTGAACGATAAAAATAATCAGACGTCTAGTAGTGAGATATTAGATTCAAAATTTCTTAAATTTACGTCTTCTGAAAATGATTTGTCCTCGGCTAATATCTATATCATTACCGTACCAACCCCTGTTGATAAGTTTAATCGTCCAGATTTATCCCTGCTTACGAAGGCTTCAGCTTTGGTGGCTAAATATTTAAAGAAAAATGATATTGTTATTTATGAATCGACTGTATATCCCGGCTGTACAGAAGAAGTTTGTGTTCCAGTATTGGAGAGTAATAATAGTCAAAATTTAAAATACAACCAAGATTTTTTTTGTGGTTATAGCCCCGAGAGAATTAATCCTGGAGATAAAAATCACACCCTAATATCTATACGTAAGATTACAAGCGGCTCCACTGCAGAAATTGCTGATTTGATAAATAACTTATATTTGAGTATTATTAAGGCTGGCACTTACAAAGCCTCAAGCATTAAAGTAGCTGAGGCAGCCAAGGTAATTGAGAATAGTCAGCGTGATATAAATATTGCGTTTATGAATGAGCTGTCTATTATTTTTAACTTGCTTGACATAGATACCAAAGAGGTTTTGCAGGCCGCGTCAACAAAATGGAATTTTTTACCTTTTACTCCTGGTTTGGTGGGCGGCCATTGCATTGGTGTAGATCCATATTATCTAACGCACAAGGCTCAAGAGTTGGGCTATAAGTCTGAAATTATATTATCTGGCAGAAGAATAAATGACAATATGCCTGCATATGTAGCATCCAAGATTGCCAAGGGGTTAGTGACTAGTGGTTATAATTTGTCTAAGTCTTCTGTCGGGGTGCTTGGTATTACTTTCAAAGAAGATTGCTCTGATATTAGAAATAGCAAGTCAATTGAATTAGTTCAAGAGCTTAAAACATGGGGAATTAATGTATTAGTTAGTGATCCTTTGGCAGAGTTCCGCGAGGTGAAAAACTCTTACGGTATTGAGCTTGGTGATTTTTCATCCTGGGCTAACTTGAGTGCCTTAGTTATTGCAGTTCCTCATGAAAATTATTACTCATTATCACCCCACCTTTTATCCCCTCTTTTTGCTATCAATCAAAAACCATTCTTGGCAGATTTAAAATCTATTTTTGATCGAAATATTTTTGAGGAAAATGGATTTAAGGTATTTCGTCTCTAA
- a CDS encoding NAD-dependent epimerase/dehydratase family protein, giving the protein MSIIVTGGAGFVGSSLCIRLKQAFPKCKIIALDNLKRRGSELNLSRLVSAGIYFQHADVRCSEDLIFKDVDWVIECSAEPSALSGVNGDTGYLINTNLMGTYNCLEMARKNKAGFLFLSTSRVYPYKSFEHLDYHISNTRFNLSPNSEAIGLTHKGVSEEFSTQGPKTLYGASKLASELLITEYSQNFDLRTIVNRCGVLAGPWQMGKVDQGFMALWMARHLFGGNLSYINYGGKGLQLRDVLHVQDLVDLVIIQLSTPELYKGQTFNVGGGLSGSISLCELTSICSDITGNTLEIIPNLDVRPGDLPWYVTDTSRIEAISGWRPKKSVNQILEDIYEWLDENRDLLAPIFSPKVS; this is encoded by the coding sequence ATGTCTATTATTGTGACTGGTGGCGCTGGTTTTGTAGGATCATCCTTATGCATCAGGCTAAAACAGGCATTCCCAAAATGCAAAATAATTGCGCTTGATAATCTGAAGCGGAGAGGTTCTGAGCTTAATTTATCTCGCTTAGTATCGGCTGGCATTTATTTCCAACATGCGGATGTTAGGTGCAGCGAAGACTTAATATTTAAAGATGTTGATTGGGTCATTGAGTGCTCTGCTGAACCATCTGCGCTCTCCGGTGTGAATGGTGATACCGGGTATTTAATTAATACAAATTTAATGGGTACCTATAATTGTCTTGAAATGGCTAGAAAAAATAAAGCTGGATTCCTTTTTCTTTCAACAAGCCGAGTTTACCCTTACAAGTCGTTTGAGCATTTGGATTATCACATCAGTAATACTCGCTTCAATTTGTCTCCTAATTCTGAAGCTATTGGTTTGACCCACAAAGGAGTTAGTGAGGAGTTTTCAACTCAAGGACCCAAAACGTTATATGGAGCCTCAAAGCTTGCTTCAGAATTACTTATAACTGAATACTCGCAGAATTTTGATTTGCGTACGATTGTAAATAGATGTGGAGTCCTCGCTGGTCCATGGCAGATGGGTAAGGTTGATCAGGGTTTCATGGCCCTCTGGATGGCGCGTCATCTTTTTGGAGGGAACCTTTCTTATATAAATTATGGTGGCAAAGGTCTTCAGTTGAGAGATGTTTTGCATGTACAAGATTTGGTTGATTTGGTGATAATCCAGCTATCTACACCTGAGCTTTACAAAGGCCAAACGTTTAATGTTGGGGGGGGGTTGAGTGGAAGCATTAGCTTGTGCGAGCTCACCTCTATTTGCTCTGACATCACTGGAAATACATTGGAAATCATTCCCAATTTAGATGTAAGGCCTGGAGATTTACCGTGGTATGTCACCGATACATCAAGAATTGAAGCCATTTCAGGATGGAGGCCAAAAAAATCAGTTAATCAAATCCTGGAGGATATATATGAATGGCTCGATGAAAATAGAGACTTGCTGGCTCCTATATTTAGCCCCAAGGTTAGCTAG